A DNA window from Vigna angularis cultivar LongXiaoDou No.4 chromosome 1, ASM1680809v1, whole genome shotgun sequence contains the following coding sequences:
- the LOC108320284 gene encoding L-type lectin-domain containing receptor kinase IX.1 — protein MAASCYCKKSYASACFHVTLLLLVTPHAASLEFNYQQFGDTGNDFNTSGDVQAVQGILQLTEYKPDSYGRVVYNKLLHLWDKSSGKVADFTTHFFFTINTPNKTYHGDGITFFLADPKFPDSKIDGSGIGLASREQLGSINYAKDFPFVAVEFDTLANDWDPKYDHVGIDVNAINTTHTTEWYTSMDQRGYDAEISFESVSNRLSVTFTGYKDNAKIEQTLFAVVNLSDILPEWVKFGFSSATGYTYEEHTLSSWSFKSSLEMEQDKGGSKRGLVIGLSVGLGVGVLIAIVGVTFLVRWMMRTRGIEDVSLFDHAMDNDFEKVSVPKKFSYEELARATNNFATENKIGQGGFGAVYRGFIRELNTYVAIKKVSRGSRQGVKEYMSEVKIFGQLRHKNLVQLFGWCHEHEDLLLIYEFMENGSLDSYLFKGKGLLTWKVRYNIARGLASALLYLHEEWEECVLHRDIKSSNVMLDSNFNTKLGDFGLARLMDHGIGSKTTVLAGTIGYLPPEATTRGKASRESDVFSFGVVALEIACGRKAIESNMKEEQMYLVDWVLELHSIGEILKASDPSLYGHFDEKEMETLMIVGLCCTHTDYLMRPTIRQVVQMLNFEAPLPILTQRGSVYNASFSSMASGTPAFSNNQPLSSTSSSSVFTGSSQSTATLEIITPTAAHLHTY, from the coding sequence ATGGCAGCATCTTGCTACTGTAAGAAAAGTTATGCAAGTGCTTGTTTTCATGTAACACTCTTGCTTCTTGTAACACCTCATGCAGCTTCATTGGAATTCAACTATCAGCAATTTGGTGACACTGGAAACGACTTCAATACCTCGGGAGATGttcaagctgtgcaaggaatccTCCAACTCACCGAGTATAAGCCAGATAGTTATGGTAGAGTCgtatataacaaattattgCATCTTTGGGACAAGAGTTCGGGAAAGGTTGCAGATTTCACTACCCATTTCTTCTTTACCATCAACACCCCAAATAAAACCTATCATGGAGATGGAATCACCTTCTTTCTGGCAGATCCAAAGTTTCCAGACTCCAAAATAGATGGAAGTGGTATTGGTCTGGCCAGCCGTGAGCAACTGGGGTCTATAAATTACGCAAAGGACTTTCCTTTTGTAGCAGTGGAATTTGATACCTTGGCTAATGACTGGGATCCGAAATATGATCATGTGGGTATCGATGTCAATGCTATTAACACTACTCACACTACAGAGTGGTACACTAGCATGGATCAAAGAGGGTATGATGCTGAAATTAGTTTTGAGTCTGTGTCAAACAGATTAAGTGTCACATTCACCGGATATAAGGATAATGCCAAAATTGAACAGACCTTATTCGCAGTGGTCAATTTGAGTGATATCTTACCTGAATGGGTTAAATTTGGTTTCTCTTCGGCAACAGGATATACTTATGAGGAACATACTCTTAGTTCATGGTCCTTCAAATCTAGTTTGGAGATGGAACAAGACAAGGGTGGAAGCAAAAGAGGGCTGGTGATAGGGCTGAGCGTTGGACTTGGTGTTGGTGTTTTAATAGCTATTGTGGGGGTAACTTTTCTTGTGAGATGGATGATGAGGACTAGAGGAATAGAAGATGTCTCCCTTTTTGACCATGCTATGGACAATGATTTCGAAAAAGTCTCTGTACCCAAGAAATTTTCCTATGAAGAACTAGCCAGAGCAACCAATAACTTCgcaacagaaaacaaaattggaCAGGGAGGTTTTGGCGCCGTCTACAGGGGATTTATAAGAGAGTTGAACACCTATGTTGCCATTAAGAAGGTATCTCGTGGATCTAgacaaggggtgaaagagtatATGTCTGAAGTAAAGATCTTTGGTCAACTGAGGCATAAGAATTTGGTTCAACTCTTTGGGTGGTGCCATGAGCATGAGGACCTGCTGCTGATTTATGAGTTCATGGAAAATGGAAGCTTGGATTCTTATCTGTTCAAGGGAAAAGGCCTGCTGACATGGAAGGTGAGATACAATATTGCGAGAGGGTTGGCATCAGCATTGTTATACCTGCATGAAGAGTGGGAAGAATGTGTGCTTCATAGAGACATAAAATCCAGCAATGTTATGTTGGATTCTAATTTTAATACAAAGCTTGGTGATTTTGGGTTAGCCAGACTAATGGATCATGGAATAGGATCAAAAACAACCGTTTTAGCAGGAACAATTGGGTATTTGCCTCCTGAAGCTACCACAAGAGGCAAGGCCAGTAGGGAATCTGATGTATTCAGTTTTGGAGTAGTTGCTTTGGAGATAGCCTGTGGTAGAAAAGCAATTGAATCTAATATGAAGGAAGAACAGATGTATTTGGTGGATTGGGTTTTGGAACTCCATAGCATTGGTGAAATCCTTAAAGCTTCTGATCCAAGCTTATATGGACACTTTGATGAGAAGGAAATGGAGACGTTAATGATAGTTGGCCTTTGCTGCACTCACACAGATTACCTCATGAGACCTACCATTAGGCAAGTTGTTCAGATGCTTAATTTTGAAGCTCCATTGCCCATTCTCACACAAAGGGGATCAGTCTATAATGCATCTTTCAGTTCTATGGCTTCTGGGACTCCTGCTTTTTCAAATAACCAACCACTGTCTTCAACTTCAAGCAGCAGTGTATTCACGGGGTCCTCACAATCCACAGCAACTCTTGAAATCATTACCCCAACAGCTGCACATTTGCATACCTACTGA